In Papaver somniferum cultivar HN1 chromosome 9, ASM357369v1, whole genome shotgun sequence, the genomic stretch CGTCCCTAAAAGctacttgttttttagtgtttaaaGGAGGATACGTATGTTGACAATTTTTAGGATTTACAAGGAGCTTAAATTTTAAAACCAAGTGCAACGAAGTTAATCCCAAACAAAGAGTAATTGATCACTATGACTGTTGGTAAAAAACATATTTGAAAAGGTATGTGAGACTAGGTTTACTGATGATGGAGCAAATAAGAAATTCATTATCAAAATTGTTGTAAACCATTACATGATATGGTGATTCATCAAGAGAAAATGATTCTTTTTAACTGTATGAATGAAGTGTAAAACGTAATGGTGACTCGACACAAATATATAGGATCCTCTGATGTGTCGTGTAAAAATAAGACATATCCGGGATTCAACTAATATTAACAAGTGACTTAGACTTGAATCTTGAACCTTTTGGAGATATCTGCAATGGCTTCTCCAACTGTGAGATACAATCCTTTTTCCCCGAAAAGTTTCAGTGTTTTTGAAGTTTCCAGTTTCTCCATCACTTGCCCTACTGGGTTCACCAACACCAACTTATATGATCGTTTATCGAGCATCTTTCTGATTTCAACTATTGCTTCAAGTCCGTTGGTGTCTATGGCAGTTACAGCTGTGAGATCCAAGATTATGGTTTTCAATTCTTGCTCTTTGTTTGCTAAAATCCTTTCTTCCTCCTCTCTAACCCATCTTAATATCCTCTCCTGAAGATAGGCAGAATTTGCAAAGCAGatgggagattcaatcgctagtaCCAAGAATGATGGAACCCTTGTAGCGTCTCCGTAACGTCCAACGTTTTGGAATATTTGCGTCCCAGGAATATTTCCCAACACCACTGTAGTTGGTCTCGTCACATTCATCAGAATCTTGAATATTGACACACCGACAGCAATTGCGAGTCCCATTTGAACAGAGAGGAAAATAACCCCAAAGAACGCAATTAAACATGTCATGAAGTCGAACTTATCAACCCTCCAGAACTTTATCACTTGTTGGTAATTGATCAACCCAATAACAGCAGTTATAATAATCGCCGCTAATATCACATTGGGAGTGAAGTAAAACAACGGTAGCAGGAATAATAATGTGATCATGACGGTTGCTGCCATAAATATGTTCGATACTGCTGTCTGTGCTCCAGCATTGAAGTTTACAGCCGATCTAGAAAATGATCCTGTCGTTACATAGCATGAAGTACACGAGCCAGCCATATTCATGACACCGATTGCTATCATTTCTTTATTCCCATCAATTTGATAATTTCTTAGTGAAGCAAAAGTCCTCCCAGCTGCAATACCTTCAGTGAGAGACAAAATCCCGGACACAATGCCTGTTTTTACAGCAAGGGCTAGATGAGTTCCACTGAAAGATAACATGTTTGCTGACGGTGGGTTCAAACCAGTAGACAAATGTCCAATTGTTGAAATGGCTGAAGTGTGAGCTCTCAAGACATAGACTAAAACTGTTGACAGAATTACCGAGGCTAATGGAGCGGCTGCCGAAATCCAAAAGAGATGTGGTTTTTTTATGCTAATATGCCTTGTTGCCAGTAGAAAGATCAAGAAACACATCCCCATCACTAGAGTTTGCCATGACCACTCTTTTGTGTTGctaaaaacagaaaacagcacATTGACAATTTGCATCTTAGGGGTGAAGTTAGTAATCCCAAGCATTCCCTTAAGCTGTTGTAGACCAACAATAACTGCTGCCCCAGCTGTGAACCCAGTTAAAGTCGGCTTCGACAGGAAATCGATTATGAAACCCAACCTAAGTAGACCCAAAGATGTTTGAAATACACCAGCAAAGAAGGTAGAAGTGAGAGCCAATTTCAGATACAGAGTTGGCTCTTCAGTTGGTGAGACTACTCCTTTAAGCATAGAACCCATTATTAGTGATGCTATTGATACTGGACCGACTGCTAAATGTCTTGAACTTCCAAGAACTGCATACAGCAATGGTGGGACAAAACTTGAATATAGTCCATAAAGAGGAGGCAAATTTGCCAACTTAGCATAACTAATTCCCTGAGGAATAGCCAAACTAGCAATGGTGAGACCAGAGATAACGTCAGATTTCAGAAGTTTGAAACTGTACTCAGACCCCCATTCAAGTATAGGAAAGAAATATTGAAGCCCCAGAAGAAACTTTTTAGATGGTTTTTGATTCTTGAACTTGTGAAGAGGGTCATCAGGGAAAAATATCTCAGAAAAGTTGTGTTTAATAGACTGGAAGATAGTTTTATTTGGTGGTAAACAAACTTTATGTATCTCCTCCTCAATTGTAATACTAGTTTCATGAACATCATCTACTTTGGTTGAACTTCTACCAGCCATCTCTGCACCAGCAAGAGAGAAACCTAAATTGCTTTTTTAGAGGTTGTTGTTGAAAAAAGTTGTAGTATCGAGTGTttacataacctgtattatttatacAGTAGAAGAATCAAGGAAAAGCACTAATCCTAGTGGGAATGTGGGatatggtttttggaatttttaatccTATGAGGATATGGTTTTACAAAATTTTAGTCGGATGCTATACATAGAACAAAGATTTAATGAATTTTAATCCTATGGGAATATGGTTTTTTTCGAAATTTTAGTCGGGTTATACATAGAAAaaggatttaatgaaatttaatcCTATGGGAATATGGTTTTTAGAAATTTTAGTCggttgctatatatatatatatatatagaagaagGATTTAATGAAAATTGCACAAGATTGCGGCCGACCAAAATTGGCCGGATAAGCACTTATACACTTttttttgaaggagaagaaggagaTTAAAATACTCACAAGGTGCCAAGAAGGCACAAAAGGACACAATCCTGATGACTTGAATCCCTGAATAGGAGGACTACAGAAGGACCAGAAGGCTAGTTTGGTCAGGAATTATGAAGAATTTGGGTGTATGATGTAGTAATGCTCATATATTAAACCTACTGAGAACCAGGAGTCAGGAGGCAAATGATGTAAACATAAAAGTCGTGGGTTTGGCAGTCATTAGTTAAGGTTAGCTGTTTCTCATTTTTTCGAGTATCCAATGCTTTATTGTGTACAAATTTAATTATTTAGTGATTTCGGTATTCATCTGTGTAATCTACCTTAGTGAAAATATTAAAACGTGTTGTTTTTGTTGTAAATACATGTGTTGCATATGGGGGAGTTGTTGGGTTTTTCTGCTCTGGTAGGAAAGTATTTTACCCCGACAGTAATGGAATTCATGCGTTAGAGAGAACTGGAAATGGGTGAGCAAGACGATAAATTAGCTTAATCAACTCAGTTTTTTCCTGTGTGAGATACACAATACGTATTTCATTTTGAAGAGGAAACCATCTCAAAGACGCAACGATGTCAATATTCAAATCCAATTAAACATACCCGAGTTAGCGCGAAGATGTTGCGCAGTTTCCTTGCTTTAATAAATAACACGATTGAAACAACGGTCACTGATTCACCACCATGCAACACAATCTAATTTTTCTCCCCTCTTGTATCATTCAAGAAGATCGTGAGTGTGTGGAATAATGGATTCAATTAATGGAACCATCTTATTTTGAGCGTTCTTGACGATAATACAAATGTTGGATATAGTAACAAATGTGACAACAACAAAGACAACTAATCTGCCAAATTGCCAATGCGGCAATGGATTCGGGACTACAAAAAAAGTCCTGGATAAAGAAAATGAGGACTACAG encodes the following:
- the LOC113311184 gene encoding probable sulfate transporter 3.4, which produces MGLQLVMEMPQYNEWPANLVVLAHEWTAVKAQMDSADRFEENGLGYWCCDCDAAAMARINYALYEELDSENMDRTREQLTGVPYYFTEAQIRELLESFGPLRGFDLRQLFQTGGGLGGGNGGGIATKVVCLTEVVTADELKDDEEYEDILEDMMVEGGKFGTLMNIVIPCPQPNGEPSLGLGKEPKLTAERLNWRDFDCVDDQDAYAIDEWKRGRQHNCEQQLKEKRWKDFLDEVFAAGDVVEEDEQQLERHKYWPGIARVHENLSRICALSLFLKLTQISLEEIHKVCLPPNKTIFQSIKHNFSEIFFPDDPLHKFKNQKPSKKFLLGLQYFFPILEWGSEYSFKLLKSDVISGLTIASLAIPQGISYAKLANLPPLYGLYSSFVPPLLYAVLGSSRHLAVGPVSIASLIMGSMLKGVVSPTEEPTLYLKLALTSTFFAGVFQTSLGLLRLGFIIDFLSKPTLTGFTAGAAVIVGLQQLKGMLGITNFTPKMQIVNVLFSVFSNTKEWSWQTLVMGMCFLIFLLATRHISIKKPHLFWISAAAPLASVILSTVLVYVLRAHTSAISTIGHLSTGLNPPSANMLSFSGTHLALAVKTGIVSGILSLTEGIAAGRTFASLRNYQIDGNKEMIAIGVMNMAGSCTSCYVTTGSFSRSAVNFNAGAQTAVSNIFMAATVMITLLFLLPLFYFTPNVILAAIIITAVIGLINYQQVIKFWRVDKFDFMTCLIAFFGVIFLSVQMGLAIAVGVSIFKILMNVTRPTTVVLGNIPGTQIFQNVGRYGDATRVPSFLVLAIESPICFANSAYLQERILRWVREEEERILANKEQELKTIILDLTAVTAIDTNGLEAIVEIRKMLDKRSYKLVLVNPVGQVMEKLETSKTLKLFGEKGLYLTVGEAIADISKRFKIQV